The Larimichthys crocea isolate SSNF chromosome X, L_crocea_2.0, whole genome shotgun sequence genome segment tgtatacaataaattcaacatcttgttaaaaaatatatctttcaCGTTGACTTTTTTATATGAATGAAAGTCCCTTACGGGCACGTTGTGTCCCTGATTCATGATGTTTGTTCAGTAGGTGGCGCAGAAGAGTTAACCATCCCTTCATGaaagaccaaagaagaagaacactagGGACGCCCTCTGTTTTCTTATTACGTCCTCAGACAAGCGTAAATATCTGGGATACTGCAGACAGTTATTATTGTACGATAACCATCTGAACAGTAAAAAATGAGTGgcagaggaaagggaggaaaaggaCTCGGTAAAGGGGCGCCAAGCGTCAACCGTAAAGTCTCCGTGATAAACATCCAGGGAATCACCAAGCCGCTATCCGCCGTCTGGCTCGCCGTGGTGGGGTCAAGCGTATCTCCGGTCTGATCTACGAGGAGACTCCGCGGTGTGTTGAAGGTTTTCCTGGAGAACGTCATCCGTGATGCCGTCACTACACCGAGCACGCAAGAGAAAAGACCGTGACCGCCATGGATGTGGTGTATGCTCTGAAGAGGCAGGGTCCGCACTCTGTACGGCTTCGGCGGTTAAATCCCTATTCTCCTTCACTATAAAACCAAAGGTCTTTTAAGGGCCCCCTCACTACTTCCAGAGAGAGTTGGCTTCCTTTCTACCCTTTACCAACCATTATCTAGTAGTATCGCCCTCCCATataaaagatttaatttaaGTAGTGCTGTACATGCACTCAGTTAAACCATGCAAATAAATGTGGTTCCccagaagctttttttttaaaccatagGCACATCTTAACCAGTGTTAAGAACAAAAACCTCTAAAAACTGTAATCTCATGTCTCTACCTAGAGGTTTGTCTTCAAGGCTGCACTGTGAACATAAAATTCATGTCAAATGATAATCTCAGTTTGCACTTTATTCCAGGAAATGTGAGTACGccaatgtgtgtctgtttttaatgtgtacTGCAATTTTATAAATAAAGCTGCAAATCAATTTTTTGATCACATGGCTGTCTTGATTCTCCTtttcagtgtttgagtgtgcctgaaagagcacactctttaaaacctctctggCTTTTTCTTGAgtggttttgccaaaaaaatgaatggctgTGTATTGCTAGAACTTTCAGAGCTAGAGTGTGGGATGTCATCGCTcgagtggagagggagaaaagtcCGTNNNNNNNNNNcgaaaaataaatttgtaaactgcgattgtggccgcaaatgggaagctacagaaatcatttatagctagaaacgtaggaaaatttgttgTCTCACTCGCATTCGCCTGCTAAACCTGTcgcttttatagttttggcccaGTACACACTAATTGACTGACTACTCCCTTCCACAGCCTCAGACTCCtatgttattttgagaagagatttttccagaaggagcagggagcacctgtgctttctctaacTCCCGAGGctaaagtttatacaattttcacCTGAAAACTGGACAAGGATATGGTCTACGAGACAAGGTCATTTCGGAtttttggtttgaggcataccttataggttgttttttttatactgtgcatctcagtgagacagacacagtgcatgcaacacctgtgactaattactctgacctgcagctcaccctagttgcttggcaacctcaagcatgcctttgactaactctcttgcaaacacaaacacagacacatagatagagagacagacagacacaccacacacagacagacacacacatgacaaatgtctttcaaaataagagtcccttcaaaataaaagactttgtaaaactctcattaacagacacaagaccacacaagtatgcacagacacacactcacccacagacaagacaaaactcttttaaaataagggtcccttcaaaataaaagacattgtaaaactctctcattagcagacacacacacacacatgcacacacagacaagacagaagCCTTTCAAAACAAGAGTCCCTTCTTAGAGctagagtgtgtgatgtcatcgctagagtggagaggagagagagcgatcagtgaaaaaataaaacgtattcgactatcgtggcctcaaatgcaccactacagacatgatttatacatagaaatgtaggaaaatttgtcgtctcactcacatttgcctgctaaagctgtcagatatatagttttggcgggagacgcaaagATTCGGCAGCAACTCCcttccacagcctcatagatTGCCATGTTAAAAGGGCGGGAATTTTTCTgtaggaaagcagaagtaacgcttctcTGAATTTCTCCCAAGGgaacatttcttcactttatcaacacaaaatgcctaTATAGACGTTCAAAAAGGGCTCAGCCTGCTCAAAattaagccggttcaatgattggaaatacggttttggccagagatccttccattcgaggggtggtctcagcattttctctctgtctctgtcagcattcccaactgacattctcacaggtgcagtaactgctctgctgattaggcaAATGGTCCTAAAGACATgttatttgctaacattaacgaccaatgttaaaattaatgctaattaacattagccactaggaattaaatacatgttaattgctaacatactaatgttaacatgttcatgctaattatcattagccattaagaattaaatacatactagtgttaacatgctaatattaacatgttaatgctaacatgctaatggtaattgctaacgcatcagtgctaacatgctaatgctaacatgctaatgttaattgctaatgctaacatgttaatgctaacatgctaatgttaacatgctaatggtaactgctagcgcatcaccgctaccatgctaatgctaacatgttattgttaacatgctaatgttaattgctagcgcatcagcgaATCAGTGCTACTGTAATATCTCACTCTCCATATTATGTTTAATATGAGTTGATTaatttttgatttaattttaacaGATTCTGAAGATGAAAAAGGGACCTCTTTGTTTCTTGGTGAAAAACGTCAATGTGGGACTATTGCTATGCTACTTATAAAAATTTGCACCTGTAATCAAAACACTGTTGGGCCCAGGGCAGAAATATGGTGCCTTAATTTTTTCAGTGATTCACTGTTACTAAGTGAAGTGTTTTAAATCcattttcattgtctttatAATATTCACAATCAGCTCCATGAGTAATGCTGCTGGAGGTCAATTTTGATAAAACTGGTTTTACAAAGAAGGGGGAAAAGAGCCAAATGGTTTATTTTAGCTCTGAAGAATCTGAACTGCTGATAAGTCTAAATCCTTGCTTTCAACATAAGCCGAATACAATTGTTGTGAAACACGTAATGGagcttttattgatatcataataatgaataacagactttgacatttaatagttggtgtttgtttgaattaaatattaatcttcagcagaagaaatgttcaCAGCCACGGTGAGCAGCTCTGATATGAAGTCTGGCACCATAAGCCTCGGccatcctcagtgtgtttgctgctaCCAGAATAACTTCAGTTTATTACAAAGTGATCGTCAACAGAtggttgtttttactttgagtCTCTGAACAAACATGTGGGGCAGCTGGAAAACGACTTTTGATGGAGCTCTGATTgatctaaaaacattttaggagAGAAATGAGTGTGAAAAGTCGCCGCGCAGAGCTGGTCACGACGGGGAATGTGTGAGGTTTGGAGGCTCCccaaacaaaatgcagagaGCATCAGAGCTCTACATGACCTGAACATGAAGAGACACAAGTCCGCTATCGGCTCCCTTCACTGTCAGCCTTCAGCTCTTCTCCCACATTTAGTTTAGAGTGTTTTATCgatgaggagaaaacacaagtggCACGGCGTTCAGACTGCACAGAGGAGCCACGGGCTGGGTTGAGTCTCCACGGTTCTCATGGTGTGTTTAAGTGCAGCCTCGCTGCTCTGAGCTCTCCAACAGTCCAGTCACACTCTCGTGTTGTCCTGAGTACGAACGGAAGACAAGATGGCAGAAGtagctccagctccagccgCCGCTCCGGCTAAAGCGGCCAAGAAGAAGGCGACCAAACCGAAGAAGGCTGGCCCCAGCGTCAGAGACCTCATCGTCAAGTCTGTGTCCGCATCCAAGGAGCGCAGCGGCGTGTCTCTGGCCGCCGTCAAGAAGGCTCTGGCTGCCGGAGGTTACGATGTGGACAAGAACAAGGCCCGCGTTAAGGTCGCCATCAAGGCTCTGGTCGCTAAGGGGACTCTGGTCCAGACCAAGGGCACCGGGGCATCCGGCTCCTTCAAGATGAACAagaaggctgctgagcccaaaGCCAAGAAGCCGGCCAAGAAAGCCGCTCCTAAAGCCAAGAAGCCCGCAGCCAAGAAACCCGCAACACCCAAGAAGCccaaggcagcagcagcaaagaagcCGGCAGCCAAGAAATCCCCCAAGAAAGCCAAGAAGCCCGCAGCAGCCAAGAAAGCAGCTAAGAGCCCCAAGAAGCCCACCAAGAGCCCCAAGAAAGTGGCACCCAAGAAGGCCCCTGCAGCCAAGAAAGCTCCCGCTAAGAAGGCTGCCAAGCCCAGAGCCAAGAAGGCAGCACCCAAGAAGAAGTGAGCTGTCTTCACTCACAACTAATGACAACAAACGGCTCTTTTAAGAGCCAACCACATCATTCATAAAGAGTTTATTCCTGAATATATTCAATGTTAATTCATTGTATTAGGACTTGATTTAGGAAGAGGGACATGTTAAATATAGCTAGTTGGATGGAATTGCAAGTGATGGCATTCAATgtaactagaacatttctaaagaaattttgagtgtacgtgactctggccccgtcgtccccatacattattactgacactgctcagcaaattcaatactcctagaaaagaaattttgagactgacgagtgggctgttgccgggggtctgtattcaaaaagcacacctcaaatagtaattattaacatgtttatttagacacaggagcagctagcgcttacgtgctagcaattagcatgttatccatagcatgttaacgctgatgcgctagcaattaacattagcatgttagcattatcatgttaaaattggcatgttagcattagcatgttaacgttgatgcgctaccaattaacattagcatgttagcattatcatgttaacattagcatgttaatgctgatgcgctagcaattaacattaacatgttaagatgttagcaattaccattagcatgttagcgctgatgcgctagcagtttacattagcatgttagcattagcatgttagtgctgatgcgctagctgttaacattagcatgtaacattagcgttgttaacgctgatgcgctagcaattaccattaccatgttaacattagcaattaacattgaCATGTTAGccctgatgcgctagcagttaacattatcatgttaacattaacatgttaacatgcgctgacgcgctagcaattaacattaccatgttggtttaccatgttaacattagcatttatttaattcctaatggctaatgttaattaacagtgtggcagctCTTAAAAGAACTGACTGTATGAACAGGTGATTTAAAAGCCTCATACTGCAGTTAGTAAAAAGCCACTATAGTACCCTAAAAAATGTGATTCAAATATAGTCCAGTCTTACGCAATtttgcttacacacacaccattgaACATTAccgtgtatgtatgtgcaccTTCATTCCCCGTGGTCTTCAGcacttgttttggttttagagCAGCCATTTACTGTTACTATAACATTCACTGTATTACTTTGATTGTATGGTAACCGCATTGAGCCTTGAGATGAAGTGTGAAAGTCTAAGTAGAAATCATAatgcagtgttttctttcaaGTACGTGGTAAAGATAGGAAACAGCTGTTTAAAATACAAGTGTGGTGGCTCTTAAAAGAGCCTTTGTGTTGCGTCCAGCAGTGAGCAGGTTTACTTGGACTTGGCGGGCTTCTCGGTCTTCTTGGGCAGAAGAACAGCCTGGATGTTGGGCAGCACACCGCCCTGAGCGATGGTCACTCCGCCCAGCAGTTTGTTGAGCTCCTCGTCGTTGCGGACAGCCAGCTGCAGGTGACGGGGGATGATACGAGTCTTCTTGTTGTCGCGGGCAGCGTTTCCAGCCAACTCCAGGATCTCAGCGGTCAGGTACTCCAGCACGGCCGCCAGGTAGACGGGGGCACCGGCTCCAACACGCTCGGCATAGTTGCCTTTACGCAGCAGCCTGTGGACACGGCCGACGGGGAACTGAAGCCCGGCACGGGAGGAGCGGGTCTTTGCCTTAGCTCTGGCTTTGCCACCGGTTTTCCCTCGGCCACTCATTTTTAAGTTACTTTCTAGAGTTACGACTCAAAGAAAATGTGGCGACTACAGACACAACCCTCGGTTATATTGTCAGGGAGCGAGAGGAGGGGGTCTTGTCAGACCAACCAGAAAACAGGTTTCTATAGAGGGGGGCGCTTTGGATTTTGGCGGACTTCTTTCTACTGATTTTCCGCCAATAAGCAGCGGAGATTTGGGCGGTGGGTCGCTCCTGAAGGCGGCGCTGAGCTCCAGCAGGAGCCCCTAACCAATCAGGAGCCGGAGGTCTGAAGCAGCGTCACCATTTCACAGCCGGTCTCACAGTTTAAGAGCAGCGTGTCTCCTCTCTTTACTACACTTTTCTCCtgttcagagaaagaaagaacgatGGCAAGAACCAAGCAGACCGCTCGTAAATCCACCGGAGGCAAAGCCCCCAGGAAGCAGCTGGCCACCAAGGCTGCCCGTAAGAGCGCCCCGGCCACCGGCGGCGTGAAGAAGCCTCACCGTTACAGGCCCGGTACCGTGGCTCTGAGAGAGATCCGTCGCTACCAGAAATCCACCGAGCTGCTCATCCGCAAGCTGCCCTTCCAGCGCCTGGTCAGAGAAATCGCTCAGGATTTCAAGACCGACCTGCGCTTCCAGAGCTCCGCTGTCATGGCTCTGCAGGAGGCCAGCGAGGCTTACCTGGTCGGCCTCTTCGAGGACACCAACCTGTGTGCCATCCACGCCAAGAGAGTCACCATCATGCCCAAAGACATACAGCTGGCCCGCCGCATCCGTGGAGAGCGCGCATAAACTGTCTGCTCATCCCTCAAACACAAAGGCTCTTTTAAGAGCCACCTCACTCCTCACTAAAGAACTCATTTCTCTGCACTGTACTGAACTATATACAAGTTTTTCAGTGATGTagaatatgtttaaataaaatgttaactATATAGAGTAGTTTCTTAAGTTGCACTTTCCTTTTGCAAGTGTAGTCAACGAAAGCCTACTATATTTAACAGTATTAAGTTATTAACTTTATTTCCTTCCATATATGTTTAACTTCTTGCTTCATCGTCTGCCATCTGTGTGATTTGTTGCAGGTCGTCTCACAGACAGGGTTAGTGTATTGCTGCCATCCTGTGGTGACTTACTGAAATTACTACTCGAATCTCTGGTTATAAACTGATGGATTAACATGCTTGAGGTTAAAATGTCATCTgaataacaaacatttatacTAACATACTGCCAAGTTGTACTGCATATTTTGATAACGCCTATGTACAGATGGGCTCTAAATCAATGAAGGTTTGTCGCTGCCACCACCAAATTAATGCAGTCATGTAGTCCCACTTTTTATTAATATGTAATTTTAGTGTCCAACTTTGTACTGTGAAAAAAGTACCTGtctttttgttgaaataaaaaacctGTTTTTGGCCTTGAAAGCTTTGCATACAAATAATTACCAACTATTCCTATCATCAGTTCATCCACCCAAACAAGCAGAGGTCAAACTAATTTTCTAGCATGCAGGGCAGCCTGTGTAGTACTATGACATTTTCTTTACTGTAAAGGCCCCTGGAAGGCACTTCTTAGTTAATAGGCTACCATAGAGGGAACATTGTTTTATCTACTGTAGGGGAGTTTCCAGTGTATGTACTTCTCTCACTAAGGCATTCATCTGTGAATGAAACAAGATATTAACCCCAGACATACTGTAAGGTTTATGATTTACAGCTCAAAGACACTCATTGTTGATGGGATGCTTGCTGATACTCAGACTTCATCTAGTTTCAGCTCTCCCTCATGACAGTGTCATTGTTTCACATGTATTTAAGAGGTTGGGAATTTCCCTGGACATATTTGTAGTTTCCCTATAAACTAGGGCAGCTTGTCTGAACTTGAATGTAATTTgtgtaataaagaaaaataaagcgCTCAAAAGATCAACTTTGGAAGATCCTTTCTTATACAGGTTATTTATACAACTCAGGCTGCTCAAGTCTAATAATAGTGTCTGCTGAACTTTGCACCGGATGAGGATTTGGTCCccaaacattacattaaaaatgcTTTGGAAGGATTTTTCAATGCCACATAGACAGGTTTACATTATTGACCATAATGATGATTTAACTCACAAGAGATTAAGTCAAATGCATTTGATAGTTTGTCAATTTATTGCATTAAGGCATTGGATAAAATATAGAATAGCCTTCAAATATTGGCATCATATGACATGCAATTAGTTTGATGATACATTGTTATGGTAATCTAAAATAGGCAGGATTTAAGTCTGGCAAAACATTCAGATGCTAATGTGCTAATAGAAACtccctctgctgtgtgtgatgacCCACCACCAACAATCAAAGTGTAAAACCAGTGAAACATTATACATCAACTAAGCTAtcataaatgtaacaaaattGTATTTCCACTACACAACCTTTATGAACTGAACAATGTCCACTCTTGTGTCTGTTTCGTCTGTGTTGGCATTGTGCAAAATTGGGTGAGGAAATAACATGGAAGAAGAACACAGTGAGAGGTAAAGCATACAGTACAGATACACAGATTCATACTGACACTAGTTTGTAACTGCATCACAACTCCCTAAAGACCCATATTTGTTGTGTGCAAAACAAGCATAACATTTCCAGTGTTTTCCTCCCAAATTGTACAGTAACAGCACATAAACCTcaagcacaaataaaaataaattgcaataGCTTGAAACAAGAGGAATGTTTTATGATATACCCATTAAGTAGAGTAATAGTCTATGAAAACTATGTGTAAAGCCTTTGTAGAAAAACACCACACATTCACTGAGGTGAATGATTATTTGGCTAAATATAAATGGGTTATATAGAAAGTAACAGTAAGGCTATAAGATGATTGTCAAGGGGAATACAAGGCTAAATCCTCTCAGAAAAAGTCTGTAATATCCTGCATgattaatgtttaatataatgACTGCAGTCAACATGCAGATATAATATTTTCCTCATGGCTTTCTCCGTTCACTCAGCTGCAGGCTCAGATGATTCGGTCATCACG includes the following:
- the LOC113746587 gene encoding histone H1-like — encoded protein: MAEVAPAPAAAPAKAAKKKATKPKKAGPSVRDLIVKSVSASKERSGVSLAAVKKALAAGGYDVDKNKARVKVAIKALVAKGTLVQTKGTGASGSFKMNKKAAEPKAKKPAKKAAPKAKKPAAKKPATPKKPKAAAAKKPAAKKSPKKAKKPAAAKKAAKSPKKPTKSPKKVAPKKAPAAKKAPAKKAAKPRAKKAAPKKK
- the LOC104939800 gene encoding histone H2A — its product is MSGRGKTGGKARAKAKTRSSRAGLQFPVGRVHRLLRKGNYAERVGAGAPVYLAAVLEYLTAEILELAGNAARDNKKTRIIPRHLQLAVRNDEELNKLLGGVTIAQGGVLPNIQAVLLPKKTEKPAKSK
- the LOC104932969 gene encoding histone H3; its protein translation is MARTKQTARKSTGGKAPRKQLATKAARKSAPATGGVKKPHRYRPGTVALREIRRYQKSTELLIRKLPFQRLVREIAQDFKTDLRFQSSAVMALQEASEAYLVGLFEDTNLCAIHAKRVTIMPKDIQLARRIRGERA